Proteins co-encoded in one Christiangramia fulva genomic window:
- a CDS encoding TonB-dependent receptor: MNIKHILVFAAMPLCMFVNGQQIDIEGRFADAFTEVPLPQVKVSIEGFVSEVFSDSDGFFHLELEEVPSGEYILKIEKPGYLLKRIPIRSSPEKRSLAVVQLQADLSFEQNQNATISLSDAELLSEETEFDNISGILQSSRDVYFNAAAFDFGQTFYRPRGLGSEYGKVLINGIEMNQAFDGRPQWNSWGGLNDVQRNQIFNPGITENDFQFGGLGGTTNIIMRASKYQKGGRISASASNRSYTGRLMATYASGEEKNGWYYVFSASRRYAEEGYVEGTVYDANSIFVSVEKKINDNHSLNLSVVYTPNRRGKTAALTQEVFDLKGRKYNPYWGYQDNEIRNSRMREINQPFFQLNHFLKLGEKASLNTNLMYQFGEISNSRIDYLGASAVEFNNQVSYTASGENPDPTYYQKLPSYFLRFSDNPKYEVAWRAQKDIMEKGRLDWNALYSANAQAGENGMNSIYALAEDVNYDHRLGANSIFEYVINDHLKLNSSLSFYKLKTENFGRIKDLLGGKYFLDIDVFANNDGSGIPNQSDLNHFNRLVSEGEHYKYDYEVESVNSEFFSQLQYENRKWELFISGKIAQTSYQRFGNYQNGLYPETSLDWSKKLGLTDFGMKSGAVYKISDRQNIEFNAGYFTKTPGFKNAFVNPRQNNFTVPRFTSEKILSSDLSYRYRSSAFNTRITGFYTNIKDITEISYYYAEGLSGLERETTTAFVQEVLSGMDKRYYGLEFGAEYQLSSTIKIKSAAGLGEYFYSNNPNLMLTSAAFEGVLDYGKTYLKNYRLPGGPQTATQLGLEYRDPDFWWFGTSLNYFANAFIDINPLSRTANFQIDFDNQPLLDYDPEIASELLKQEKFDDYFIWNAIGGKSWRIKDKYLGLFASLNNILNTLYKSGGYEQARNSNYRELEEDTDREYPLFPAKYWYGQGTSFFINLNLRF, encoded by the coding sequence ATGAACATAAAGCATATTCTGGTATTCGCAGCCATGCCCTTGTGCATGTTTGTGAACGGCCAGCAGATCGACATCGAAGGTCGTTTTGCTGATGCCTTTACCGAAGTGCCCTTACCACAGGTAAAAGTTTCAATTGAAGGTTTTGTTAGCGAAGTTTTTTCCGATTCCGATGGTTTTTTTCATCTGGAACTTGAAGAAGTTCCTTCCGGTGAATATATTCTGAAAATAGAAAAACCGGGATATCTTCTTAAGCGGATTCCAATTCGGTCTTCACCGGAAAAAAGATCCCTTGCCGTTGTTCAATTGCAAGCTGATCTTTCTTTTGAGCAAAATCAGAATGCTACCATTTCGCTTTCTGATGCCGAACTGCTTTCAGAGGAAACTGAATTCGATAATATCTCCGGAATTCTTCAATCCAGCCGTGATGTCTATTTCAATGCCGCGGCTTTCGATTTTGGCCAGACATTCTATCGTCCCCGCGGGCTGGGTTCCGAATATGGAAAAGTCCTTATTAACGGTATCGAAATGAACCAGGCTTTTGATGGCAGGCCGCAATGGAATTCCTGGGGCGGACTTAACGACGTTCAGCGTAATCAGATCTTCAATCCCGGAATTACCGAAAATGATTTTCAATTTGGCGGCCTCGGCGGAACCACAAATATCATCATGCGTGCCTCAAAATATCAAAAAGGCGGCCGCATTTCTGCCTCCGCATCTAACCGGAGCTATACCGGCAGGCTGATGGCTACTTACGCTTCCGGCGAAGAAAAAAATGGCTGGTATTATGTGTTTTCCGCAAGCAGACGTTATGCTGAAGAAGGATATGTGGAGGGCACCGTTTACGATGCGAATTCAATTTTTGTTTCAGTTGAAAAGAAAATTAATGACAATCATTCCCTCAATCTTTCCGTCGTATATACCCCAAACCGAAGAGGAAAAACGGCAGCCCTGACTCAGGAGGTTTTCGATCTTAAGGGCCGAAAATATAATCCCTATTGGGGTTACCAGGATAACGAAATCAGAAATTCACGAATGCGTGAGATCAATCAGCCGTTCTTCCAGTTGAATCATTTTTTGAAATTAGGCGAGAAAGCAAGTTTGAATACCAATTTGATGTACCAGTTTGGTGAAATTTCCAATTCCCGCATCGATTATTTAGGAGCATCAGCGGTTGAATTCAACAACCAGGTTAGCTATACCGCTTCCGGTGAAAACCCTGATCCGACCTATTACCAAAAATTACCCTCCTATTTTTTGCGCTTTAGCGATAATCCAAAATACGAAGTGGCCTGGAGAGCACAGAAAGATATAATGGAGAAGGGGCGCTTAGATTGGAATGCACTTTATTCAGCGAATGCGCAGGCCGGTGAAAACGGCATGAATTCTATCTATGCTTTGGCTGAAGATGTAAATTATGATCATAGACTGGGGGCAAATTCGATCTTCGAATATGTCATAAATGATCATTTAAAACTGAATTCTTCTTTAAGTTTTTATAAACTGAAAACTGAGAATTTTGGCAGAATAAAGGACCTTTTAGGAGGAAAATATTTTCTCGACATAGATGTTTTTGCCAATAATGACGGCTCGGGTATTCCAAATCAAAGCGATCTTAATCATTTTAATCGTCTTGTTTCTGAAGGCGAACACTATAAATATGATTATGAAGTGGAATCGGTTAACTCTGAATTTTTTTCTCAGCTTCAATATGAAAATCGGAAATGGGAATTATTTATTTCCGGTAAAATTGCTCAAACTTCTTACCAGCGTTTTGGCAATTATCAAAACGGACTTTATCCTGAAACCTCCCTGGACTGGAGTAAAAAGCTCGGCCTTACCGATTTTGGAATGAAATCTGGCGCAGTTTATAAGATCTCCGACCGACAGAATATTGAATTTAATGCTGGTTATTTTACCAAAACTCCGGGCTTTAAGAATGCCTTCGTCAATCCGCGGCAGAACAATTTTACAGTTCCCCGATTTACTTCGGAAAAAATTCTTTCATCAGATCTCAGCTATCGTTATCGATCTTCGGCTTTCAATACCAGGATCACCGGCTTTTATACAAATATCAAAGACATTACAGAAATCTCCTATTATTATGCTGAAGGCCTTTCCGGCCTGGAACGGGAGACTACCACTGCTTTTGTTCAGGAGGTTTTGAGCGGTATGGATAAGCGCTATTACGGCCTGGAGTTCGGTGCCGAATATCAGCTTAGCTCCACCATCAAAATTAAATCTGCCGCTGGCCTCGGAGAATATTTTTATTCAAATAATCCCAATTTGATGCTCACCTCTGCCGCTTTTGAAGGAGTTCTGGATTATGGAAAGACCTACCTGAAAAATTATCGTTTGCCGGGGGGACCGCAAACCGCTACGCAGTTAGGCTTAGAATATCGCGATCCCGATTTCTGGTGGTTTGGAACAAGTCTGAATTATTTTGCCAATGCTTTTATAGATATCAATCCGCTGAGCAGAACGGCGAATTTTCAAATAGATTTTGATAATCAGCCTTTGCTTGATTACGATCCGGAGATAGCTTCCGAATTACTAAAACAGGAAAAATTCGATGATTATTTTATTTGGAATGCGATAGGGGGTAAATCCTGGAGGATAAAAGATAAATATCTGGGCCTTTTCGCCAGCCTGAATAATATTTTGAATACGCTATATAAATCGGGCGGCTATGAGCAGGCAAGAAACTCGAATTATCGGGAACTGGAAGAGGACACAGATAGGGAATATCCACTTTTCCCCGCTAAATACTGGTACGGTCAGGGAACCAGCTTTTTTATCAATCTCAACTTACGATTTTAA
- the mfd gene encoding transcription-repair coupling factor, with protein sequence MSTEFIAQKFLQSPLQQELGDAISKSEKLHLKGLIGSALSFVVSNAFKNSEKPFLLIFNDKEEAAYYLNDLEQLIGEKNVLFYPGSYRRPYQIEETDNANVLLRAEVLNRLNSRKKPAVIVTYPDAIFEKVVTKKELDKSTLKISVGDELSIDFVNEVLFEYQFKRVDFVTEPGEFSVRGGIIDVFSFSHDEPYRIEFFGDEVDSIRTFDVETQLSTDKKKKISVMPNVENKHLDEVRESFLKYISSQTVVFIKNLDLFSAQMDKLFSKAEEAFKQLPEEVKHSAPKELFCNAEMIKRELLEFSTVELSNQAFLNPKKLIQFNTKPQPSFNKQFDLLIENLIENQEAGYTNYICCVSEQQAKRFHDIFEDQEKKVKYQTPIFSMFQGFIDEDSKTVVYTDHQIFERYHKFHLKNGYAKKQAITLKELTNLEVGDYVTHIDHGIGKFGGLQKIDVEGKKQEAIKLIYGERDILYLSIHSLHKISKYNGKDGKAPKIYKLGSNAWKNLKKKTKARVKHIAYDLIKLYAKRRLEKGFQYGPDSYLQLELEASFIYEDTPDQSSATEAVKKDMESEMPMDRLVCGDVGFGKTEVAIRAAFKAVDNGKQVAVLVPTTILAFQHHQTFSERLKDFPVRIDYLNRFRTAKERRETLEDLENGKVDIIIGTHQLVNKAVKFKDLGLLVVDEEQKFGVAVKDKLKTIRENVDTLTLTATPIPRTLQFSLMAARDLSTITTPPPNRYPIESHVIRFSEETIRDAISYEIQRGGQIFFIHNRVENIREVAGMIQRLVPDAKIGVGHGQMEGKKLENLMLSFINGEFDVLVSTTIVESGLDVTNANTIFINNANNFGLSDLHQMRGRVGRSNKKAFCYFITPPFSAMTEDARKRITALEQFSELGSGFNIAMKDLEIRGAGDLLGGEQSGFINEIGFDTYQKILNEAIEELKENEFRDLYSGQEDLETKEFVKETQIDTDFELLFPDDYINNITERLNLYTKLNDLKTEEELEKFEAELVDRFGELPTQAVDLLNSVRIKWIASHIGLERVVMKKGKFVGYFIADQKSRFYQTNNFTKILQYVQTHANTCKMKEKETRNGLRLLLTFERITSVEKALKVLQPLDFRKKEEVET encoded by the coding sequence ATGAGTACCGAATTTATCGCCCAGAAGTTTTTACAATCCCCGCTTCAGCAGGAATTGGGGGATGCTATTTCCAAATCTGAAAAATTACATCTCAAAGGCCTTATTGGATCGGCGCTTTCTTTTGTCGTTTCAAACGCTTTCAAAAATTCAGAAAAACCTTTTCTACTTATCTTTAACGACAAGGAAGAAGCTGCTTACTACCTCAATGATCTCGAGCAGCTTATAGGCGAGAAAAACGTGCTTTTCTATCCAGGGAGTTACCGCAGGCCTTACCAGATCGAGGAAACCGATAATGCCAACGTGCTGTTGAGAGCCGAAGTGCTTAACCGCCTGAATTCACGAAAAAAACCAGCGGTTATCGTCACTTATCCCGATGCGATCTTCGAGAAAGTCGTCACCAAAAAAGAACTTGATAAAAGCACATTAAAAATTTCTGTTGGCGATGAACTTTCCATAGATTTTGTGAATGAAGTGCTTTTCGAATACCAGTTCAAAAGAGTCGATTTTGTGACCGAACCGGGAGAATTTTCGGTACGTGGGGGAATTATAGACGTTTTTTCTTTCAGCCATGATGAACCTTACCGGATTGAATTTTTTGGCGACGAGGTAGACAGTATCCGTACTTTTGATGTGGAAACGCAACTTTCTACCGATAAAAAGAAAAAGATTTCGGTGATGCCGAATGTGGAAAACAAGCATCTGGACGAGGTTCGCGAAAGCTTCTTAAAATATATCTCCTCCCAAACGGTCGTTTTCATCAAAAATCTGGACCTGTTTTCGGCCCAAATGGATAAACTTTTCAGCAAGGCAGAAGAAGCTTTTAAACAACTTCCGGAAGAAGTAAAACACAGTGCTCCAAAAGAGCTTTTCTGCAATGCCGAAATGATCAAACGAGAGTTGCTTGAATTTAGCACTGTAGAATTGAGCAATCAGGCTTTTTTAAATCCGAAGAAGCTCATTCAGTTCAACACGAAACCGCAACCTTCCTTTAATAAACAGTTCGATTTACTGATAGAAAACCTGATCGAAAATCAGGAAGCAGGTTATACCAATTACATTTGCTGCGTAAGCGAGCAGCAGGCAAAACGTTTTCACGATATTTTTGAAGACCAGGAGAAAAAGGTAAAATACCAAACTCCTATTTTCTCTATGTTCCAGGGCTTTATCGATGAAGATTCGAAAACTGTGGTTTATACCGATCATCAAATTTTTGAGCGCTACCACAAATTTCATCTGAAAAATGGCTACGCCAAAAAACAGGCGATCACCCTTAAAGAACTTACCAATCTTGAAGTTGGCGATTATGTGACCCATATTGACCACGGAATTGGAAAATTTGGCGGACTTCAGAAAATCGATGTGGAAGGTAAAAAACAGGAAGCGATCAAGCTCATTTACGGGGAACGCGATATTTTGTATTTGAGCATACATTCGCTTCATAAAATTTCAAAATATAACGGCAAAGACGGGAAGGCTCCGAAGATCTACAAGCTGGGAAGCAATGCCTGGAAAAACCTTAAAAAGAAGACCAAGGCGAGAGTCAAGCACATCGCTTACGACCTGATAAAACTTTACGCCAAACGAAGGCTGGAAAAAGGATTTCAGTACGGGCCGGATTCCTATCTGCAGCTTGAACTGGAAGCCTCATTTATCTACGAAGACACTCCGGACCAAAGTTCGGCTACCGAAGCGGTGAAAAAAGATATGGAAAGCGAAATGCCTATGGACAGGCTTGTTTGCGGTGATGTTGGCTTCGGAAAAACAGAAGTCGCCATACGCGCGGCTTTTAAAGCAGTAGATAATGGAAAACAAGTCGCAGTTTTGGTTCCTACTACAATTCTTGCTTTTCAGCATCACCAAACCTTTTCCGAAAGACTTAAAGATTTTCCGGTTAGAATAGATTACCTGAACCGATTCCGTACAGCCAAAGAGCGCAGGGAAACTCTTGAGGATCTTGAAAACGGTAAAGTGGATATCATTATTGGCACGCATCAGCTGGTCAATAAAGCGGTAAAATTTAAAGATCTTGGATTGCTGGTCGTGGATGAAGAACAGAAATTTGGTGTAGCCGTAAAAGATAAACTGAAGACGATCAGGGAAAATGTAGATACGCTTACGCTTACCGCGACACCAATTCCGCGTACGCTTCAGTTCAGTTTGATGGCAGCACGAGATCTTTCAACTATTACTACTCCCCCGCCAAACCGATATCCCATCGAATCGCATGTCATCAGGTTTTCAGAAGAGACTATAAGAGATGCTATCTCTTATGAAATTCAGCGTGGCGGCCAGATCTTCTTTATTCACAATCGGGTTGAAAACATCAGGGAAGTTGCCGGGATGATCCAGCGACTGGTTCCGGATGCCAAGATTGGCGTGGGCCACGGACAAATGGAAGGTAAGAAATTGGAGAATTTAATGCTCAGTTTTATAAATGGAGAATTCGATGTGCTGGTTTCCACCACTATCGTGGAGAGCGGCCTGGATGTGACCAATGCGAATACCATTTTCATCAATAACGCCAATAATTTCGGACTTTCTGACCTTCATCAAATGCGCGGAAGGGTGGGAAGAAGTAATAAAAAGGCTTTCTGTTATTTTATCACTCCGCCTTTTTCGGCTATGACCGAAGATGCCAGAAAACGTATTACTGCGCTGGAACAATTTTCAGAACTCGGCAGCGGTTTCAATATCGCCATGAAAGACCTTGAAATTCGCGGTGCCGGAGACCTGCTCGGCGGCGAACAAAGCGGATTTATCAATGAGATAGGATTTGATACTTATCAGAAAATATTGAATGAGGCGATTGAAGAGCTGAAAGAGAACGAATTCCGGGATCTTTACAGTGGGCAGGAAGATCTTGAAACCAAAGAATTTGTGAAAGAAACGCAGATAGATACCGATTTCGAACTTCTATTCCCCGACGATTATATCAATAATATCACCGAAAGGCTGAATCTTTATACCAAGCTCAATGATCTGAAAACCGAAGAAGAACTTGAAAAATTTGAGGCAGAACTTGTAGACCGATTTGGAGAATTGCCTACTCAGGCTGTGGATCTGTTGAACAGTGTGCGCATCAAATGGATCGCTTCCCATATTGGTCTGGAAAGAGTGGTGATGAAAAAAGGAAAATTTGTAGGATATTTCATTGCTGACCAGAAATCAAGATTTTATCAAACAAATAATTTCACAAAGATCCTTCAGTATGTGCAAACTCATGCAAATACCTGCAAGATGAAGGAAAAGGAAACCAGAAACGGACTACGGCTGTTGCTCACTTTTGAAAGGATCACTTCCGTGGAAAAAGCCCTGAAAGTATTGCAGCCGCTGGATTTCAGAAAAAAGGAAGAGGTAGAAACCTAG
- a CDS encoding endonuclease domain-containing protein: MQNRIHSRKYLEPYRKKLRKSLTPAEAFLWKQLQNKKLEGRKVRRQHSVENFILDFFCYEEMLGIELDGQVHFNEIATESDKIRTEKLNQLGIKVIRFENRMVFENLPEVLERIKASFKS; encoded by the coding sequence ATGCAGAACAGAATTCACAGCCGAAAATATTTAGAACCTTATAGAAAAAAGCTTAGAAAATCTCTTACTCCGGCAGAAGCTTTTCTATGGAAGCAGCTTCAGAATAAAAAGCTTGAGGGAAGAAAGGTTAGAAGGCAGCACAGCGTCGAGAATTTTATTCTTGATTTTTTCTGTTATGAAGAAATGCTTGGTATAGAATTGGACGGACAGGTACACTTTAATGAAATTGCCACGGAAAGTGATAAAATACGCACGGAAAAATTAAATCAACTTGGAATTAAAGTTATTAGGTTTGAAAACAGAATGGTTTTCGAGAATCTTCCCGAAGTTTTAGAGAGAATAAAAGCCAGTTTTAAGAGTTAA
- a CDS encoding DUF5689 domain-containing protein: MKFLIIGLMPILLGGCVSDEFETPELKNPSVEIDGNLTSIAAVKGNFDFSTGEIYNFEETNTWFTGYVISSDAAGNFYKKLVLQDKPENPTAGIQILLDDNSLFETYNFGRKVFIKLDGLSLGFNNGVLQLGIQNRGDIVAVPKSLIDDHVVRSESTLEIRPLPLKIADFSPEHSNLYVKIDHVQFEKSLVRDNDLFSFASNSVDQYDGARQMLSCETGETLILSTSTFSNFKMLLLPQGSGSVEGVLTRDFYDENYVIVLNSPEKLQLNGGRCDPQYLACGENTAMGSRLLFDENFDGVTSQTTLNSRHWTNVNVSGGETKFKPTLASGNRILRVSAYNTHESPVEVWLVTPPVNLDTSTEEVLSFDLRASYDNSMIIKAFITNNFTGNPKTTAWTLLDANIPLGPSNTSATIFKSSKIDISCMEGKVWIGFQYLGADPDKSTTYDLDNIRITGN, from the coding sequence GTGAAATTTTTAATTATAGGTTTGATGCCCATTCTTTTGGGTGGCTGTGTTTCGGATGAATTCGAGACACCGGAATTAAAGAATCCTTCCGTTGAAATAGATGGAAACCTGACCAGTATTGCCGCTGTAAAAGGGAATTTCGATTTTTCTACCGGTGAAATTTACAATTTCGAGGAAACCAATACCTGGTTTACGGGGTATGTGATTTCCAGCGACGCTGCCGGGAATTTTTACAAGAAACTGGTTTTGCAGGATAAGCCGGAAAATCCTACAGCGGGAATTCAGATTTTATTGGACGATAATTCTCTTTTTGAAACCTATAATTTCGGAAGAAAGGTATTTATAAAACTCGATGGTCTAAGCCTTGGCTTTAATAATGGTGTTTTGCAATTGGGGATCCAGAACCGGGGCGATATCGTGGCAGTTCCAAAATCACTGATTGATGATCATGTGGTACGTTCCGAAAGTACTTTAGAGATCAGGCCTCTACCACTCAAAATCGCTGATTTTTCTCCGGAACATTCTAATTTGTATGTAAAGATAGATCATGTTCAATTTGAAAAAAGCCTGGTGCGTGATAATGATCTTTTTTCGTTTGCTTCAAATTCAGTAGATCAATATGATGGCGCCCGACAGATGCTAAGTTGCGAAACCGGTGAAACTTTAATTTTAAGTACAAGTACTTTTTCAAATTTTAAAATGCTGCTATTACCCCAGGGCTCGGGGAGTGTGGAAGGTGTGCTTACCCGCGATTTTTATGATGAAAACTATGTTATTGTCCTTAATTCTCCAGAAAAATTACAGTTAAATGGTGGGCGTTGTGATCCACAATATCTGGCTTGTGGTGAGAATACAGCAATGGGTTCCAGGCTTCTTTTCGATGAAAATTTTGACGGGGTTACTTCCCAGACCACTCTTAATTCTAGACACTGGACGAATGTGAATGTGAGCGGAGGCGAGACCAAATTTAAGCCCACGCTGGCAAGTGGGAATCGTATTTTAAGGGTATCGGCCTATAATACTCATGAAAGCCCCGTAGAAGTTTGGCTGGTTACCCCGCCTGTTAATCTGGATACTTCGACTGAGGAAGTTCTAAGTTTTGACCTGCGCGCTTCCTATGATAATAGTATGATCATTAAAGCATTTATAACCAATAATTTTACCGGGAATCCAAAGACTACAGCCTGGACCTTATTGGATGCAAATATCCCATTAGGGCCTTCAAATACTTCTGCAACGATTTTTAAATCTTCTAAAATCGATATTTCCTGTATGGAAGGAAAGGTCTGGATCGGATTCCAGTATCTCGGCGCCGATCCTGATAAAAGCACGACCTATGATCTGGATAATATTAGAATCACTGGAAATTAA
- a CDS encoding endonuclease/exonuclease/phosphatase family protein, protein MNVKIIKLSKFRIFSIIIFLWFHFYSQEKKSFEIETIAFYNLENLFDTINNPETFDDDRTPLGKDVWNGEKYRRKLENMSRVLADIGRDQNSKPPVLIGVCEIENRQVLEDLVADEKLAPFHYGIVHYDSPDERGIDVALLFQKRYFRVLSSQPRKLVIYEPDQPSKRDYTRDQLVVTGLLNDEEINLIINHWPSRGGGELKSSYKREKAAALNKRIIDSLRNINPKAKIIAMGDFNDDPTSKSFKRVLQTKASKKDLSVTDLYNPMENMLKEGKGSLAYRDSWNLFDQIYMSSNLITSDHGYTFYKAGIFNKPYLITQNGQFKGYPFRTYGYAGYEGGYSDHFPAYIYLIRPSE, encoded by the coding sequence GTGAACGTTAAAATTATAAAGCTCAGTAAATTCAGGATATTTTCAATAATAATTTTTTTATGGTTCCATTTTTATTCGCAGGAAAAAAAGAGTTTTGAGATCGAAACTATCGCTTTTTATAACCTGGAAAATTTATTTGATACCATAAATAATCCTGAAACCTTCGATGACGATCGTACACCTTTGGGAAAAGATGTTTGGAATGGGGAAAAATACAGGCGAAAACTTGAAAATATGAGCCGGGTCCTCGCTGATATCGGCAGGGATCAAAATTCCAAACCCCCTGTGCTTATTGGAGTTTGTGAGATTGAAAACCGGCAGGTGCTGGAAGATCTGGTGGCAGATGAAAAGCTTGCTCCTTTTCATTACGGGATTGTTCATTACGACTCACCCGATGAAAGAGGAATCGATGTGGCTTTACTATTCCAAAAAAGGTATTTTAGGGTTTTGAGTTCACAGCCTAGAAAACTGGTGATCTATGAACCTGATCAGCCTTCAAAAAGGGATTATACCCGCGACCAGTTGGTAGTTACAGGTTTACTGAACGATGAAGAAATAAATTTGATCATCAATCACTGGCCCTCCAGGGGAGGCGGAGAATTAAAAAGTTCCTATAAAAGAGAAAAAGCAGCGGCCCTGAACAAACGTATCATTGATTCGCTGCGGAATATCAATCCAAAGGCGAAGATCATCGCAATGGGTGATTTCAATGACGATCCTACCAGTAAAAGCTTTAAAAGAGTACTCCAAACGAAGGCTTCAAAAAAAGATTTATCTGTCACAGACCTATACAACCCAATGGAAAATATGCTTAAAGAGGGGAAAGGCAGTCTTGCCTATCGCGACAGTTGGAATTTGTTCGACCAGATCTATATGTCTTCAAATCTGATAACTTCTGATCATGGATATACTTTTTATAAAGCCGGGATTTTCAACAAACCATATTTGATCACCCAAAACGGACAATTCAAAGGCTATCCCTTTAGGACATATGGCTATGCTGGCTATGAAGGCGGGTATAGTGATCACTTTCCGGCATATATCTATTTGATAAGACCTTCAGAATAA
- a CDS encoding dihydrolipoyl dehydrogenase family protein encodes MAIEHFDVFVIGTGTAGKGVATQCAENGLKVAIADNREFGGTCATRGCDPKKVLLGLTEILERAEKMQGHGITKMPEFSWKELMKFKKSFTDAVPFTTERKLKELGITLYHQSPKFIEESTLSVEGKTVTADKIVIATGNKPLELKIPGGELAINSDDFLELEELPESMIIIGAGYVGMEFAHIAARCGVAVTVVDMESRILQPFDEDMANYLQEASEEMGIKFLFDSAVESIEKLQKNYRVTAKRKGKKLEVKARMVLNAAGRVASIDELDLEKGNVKFSKKGIVVNEHLQSVSNKNVYACGDVSDSEALPLTPLSSQEARIVAANLLDLDFNKIAHYPPQPSVVFTIPNLASVGMDEKEAQEKGYDYKVNHKRVPDWFNAKRINSDYYAFKTIIDKKTGLVLGAHLFCAEASEMINLFVMAMCGKLDCETLKGMIFTYPSWASDIKSML; translated from the coding sequence ATGGCGATAGAGCATTTTGATGTATTTGTGATTGGAACCGGCACCGCTGGAAAAGGAGTGGCCACCCAATGCGCGGAAAACGGACTTAAAGTTGCAATTGCCGATAACAGGGAATTTGGTGGGACTTGCGCCACCAGGGGATGCGATCCGAAAAAAGTATTGCTTGGTCTTACCGAAATTCTTGAGAGGGCAGAAAAAATGCAAGGACATGGAATTACGAAAATGCCCGAATTTAGCTGGAAAGAGCTAATGAAATTCAAAAAATCCTTTACCGATGCCGTACCGTTCACCACCGAAAGAAAACTGAAGGAACTTGGCATTACTCTGTATCACCAGTCGCCTAAATTTATTGAGGAGTCCACACTTTCGGTAGAAGGAAAAACAGTAACCGCCGATAAGATCGTGATCGCTACCGGTAATAAACCTCTGGAGCTTAAAATTCCCGGTGGGGAATTGGCTATAAATAGTGATGATTTTCTTGAACTTGAAGAATTGCCCGAAAGTATGATTATCATCGGTGCCGGGTATGTGGGGATGGAATTTGCCCATATCGCCGCCCGTTGCGGAGTGGCGGTGACGGTGGTAGATATGGAATCTCGTATTTTACAGCCTTTTGATGAAGATATGGCGAACTATCTCCAGGAAGCTTCGGAAGAGATGGGGATCAAATTCCTTTTCGACTCAGCGGTAGAATCTATTGAGAAACTTCAGAAAAATTACCGTGTAACTGCAAAAAGAAAAGGGAAAAAGCTGGAGGTTAAAGCCCGAATGGTCCTAAATGCTGCCGGCCGCGTTGCTTCCATCGACGAACTGGATCTCGAAAAAGGAAATGTGAAATTTTCAAAAAAAGGCATTGTGGTTAATGAGCATCTACAGAGTGTTTCTAACAAAAATGTTTATGCCTGCGGGGATGTTTCGGACAGTGAGGCTTTGCCGCTAACACCTTTATCTTCCCAGGAAGCTCGAATAGTGGCCGCGAACCTTCTCGATCTGGATTTTAATAAAATCGCGCACTATCCGCCTCAGCCTTCGGTTGTTTTTACCATTCCGAACCTGGCTTCCGTCGGGATGGATGAAAAGGAAGCACAGGAAAAAGGATATGATTATAAGGTCAATCACAAACGTGTTCCTGACTGGTTCAATGCCAAAAGGATCAATTCAGATTACTATGCCTTTAAAACCATTATAGACAAAAAAACGGGATTGGTTCTTGGGGCTCATCTTTTTTGTGCAGAGGCTTCAGAAATGATCAATTTGTTCGTGATGGCGATGTGCGGAAAACTGGATTGTGAAACTTTGAAAGGCATGATATTTACCTATCCCAGCTGGGCCAGCGATATCAAATCCATGCTTTAG